ggctggtacagaaacccaaaacataatgtacaacatttctagcctacttctttagtttaattttccttgttctttaatgaAACTGAAGGTCTTACTGAAAAATTGGTTATCTAAGTTATGCCTGTggaaaccctatatccagaaaagTCAGAGTTACAGGAAGGCCCATAGGCTCCATTCTAATCAATTaactcaaattatttaaaatgctttcctcttctttgctgtaataataaaatcccaactaaaattaatattattgggatataatgaatgtttaaattatttttagtagactgagggtatggagagccaaagtagagaaagaccccttatccagaaaacaccatgtctcaagcattctggataacaggtttcgtaCACTTTATGACAAGCCAAATAAACCGTTAACTTAAAAtaatgcattattaaaaaaatgctaacTACTATTTGCCTATTACTATTAAGATCTGccttattaatacaaaaaaagtgtGTGAGGGGGAAAAGGGGTCTCAGCAGTTTATTAAAGAGACACCAAGCCCTTAAATGATACTATAGTTGTCAAATATACAATAAAGTTTACATGCAAGGTACAATAATGTTCAAGCAACTTACAGCTTTGCTTTGTCATGCTACCATACAAAGCTCGTGTTAAGTCTAATGGGGCCAGGGGCATAACTGGTGTATTTCGGCACAAGAAATGCAaacttttgtgttttcacacacaaGCCAACACTGTGCCTGTCAATGAGGCTGCATAATGAGCACATGACACATGACACATGAAATAAAGTACATaccctattaaaaataaaacaagcaatGTATACTAACATGAAAAGAGAGAagttctatatataaaaaaataaataaattaaaaaaaaagagtttgaacATCGTTAGTAAAGGTGTATTTAAACGTTGGGGCTCAACTCTATGCTCATTTCTATAGGTGGTTTTCCagcaaaactatttaaataaCAAGAACTCACCTGTTTGAGAAGCAGGTGATACAGATGAAACAGACAATCTCTCATCACTCTGCAGGTAAAACATATGAATGAGCTTAGGaccataaatacaaatacatgttaaGGATTAAGGTACAAACAAATGGCAttatattataggtatgggatccgtaaatgtatctggaaatctgttatcgaTAAATGGCCAAAACAAAATAAGCCATTTACAATAGAATCCTAATTAAACAGTTAATTTTTGActgattaggttttttttttctatcatttcATGTTTACGGGGTGGCTTTCTCACTGGGATATCTATGCCACGGGAGAAACACAGACCTCGGCTTTCTTTCCCTCCCACATCACTGTGCATCGACAGACACAGTATCAGCTTGTTAGAAGCATGCCAAATGAGGAGTTTACATCCGGTCTGTGCACTCAGGCCCATGGCACATTACCCATATTCTTTGCTAAAATATTTCATCCAATCGGAGAAGCTCCTAAACCACTGCTGCTGTGTGATATTCACTTGCATGGGAAATGTAGAACAGCACTCCAACAAGCAAGGTTTAGCCTGATTATAGCACTAATGAATGACTTTGGGTTAGAAGGTTCCACTAACAATGATGGCACATATCCCACTCAAGGGACTGTAAGTCAGCAGCAGGGTTTTGTGCATGTCACAGCTATAGGGTTGCCACaatttctgcaaaaaataatggagaatacacgtgtgtgtgtcatgagtttaaggggcagatttactaaattcgagtgaagggttcgaattaaaaaaacttcgaatttcgaagtgttttttgggctacttcgaccatcgaatgggctacttcgaccttcgactacgactatcgaacgatttgaactaaaaatcgttcgactattcgaccattcgataagcgaagtactgtctctttaaaaaaaacttcgaccccctagttcggcaggtaaaagctaccgaacacaatgttagcctatggggatggtccccataggcttgcccaagtttttttgatcgaaggatattcattcgttcgattcgaaggatttaatcgttcgatcgaatgaataatccttcgatcgatcgatcgaatttcctgcgctaaatccttcgacttcgatattcgaagtcgaaggatttaaattcctagtcgaatatcgagggttaattaaccctcgatattcgacccatagtaaatctgcccccaaatgttttctATTaggaaaattacagaaaaaatccaGCTAAATGATAAAATTCCAGATAAAAAGTCCCAAACCTATTACAGAGCAAACACATAACAATTGCAGATCTGAAATATCAACCAAAACAGCACACTCTTTGACTCCCTTGTGAGTGCTCCACACCCATGGGGAAAAAGatgcaaatattaaattatatttccttAACAGCCACTGGACACaaagaaaatgaatggaaaaacaaGACCAGCTAATATGAAATACAATGGGCATAACACTTTCCTAAACTTGTTTGTtgtgtttttattcctaaatattCCCAACAACAAAACAGAATATGAGGGTGAGGGGATTGCCCAATGAAACCCAGTCTAGACTATGTATGCCTGTTCTGCTGCCTATTCTACTCTGCtaactgtataaatatgtaagtATAAACCAGCAAAACATATATGCAAACTATATTCAAAGACTGGAGCTTTCCAGGATGCTGTAGTAGGGTAATCAGGATATGGGGAGAAAAAACAACAGGAGTCATTATGCATTATTCACCTGCATGTGGTTTCCTGATCTCCTTTTAATGGTATTGGTGTTACTGTCAACCTCAAAAACCAAGTGCGGCTCAAACCCATTCTGTCAACATCATCAGCAGCAGCACAATAAagtcaaaaagaaaagaaaaaaggaaatagaaaaagtCCTAAGCCAGAGAAGGACAGTAGACATAGATTGACAACTGTGTGCTAAATAACAAAGCCTGGCAAATGGCAGAATTTGAGAAGAGTTCAGGAGTAGTAGCAGAATGCATGACACAACAAAGCATGCAAACATTGATCTACAAGACATCTGAATGAGGAGCAGAAGGTGCCAGGAACATGCATTAAACTCTGCATCCCTTGCATTTGCTGTGATCAAAGGATTCCAAAATGTAGAACAGagcttactttatttttttatttgtaagttAAACATAATTACTGAACTAAAAAGGCATGCTGTGAACACAGGGAGATCATCCTGCTTAggcttgtcatttttatttctgcaaGAGTAAAGTCAATTCTAACTAGAGACTACACATGCATGTTGAAGAAAAGGGCTAATTTCATATCAGGATCATATTTTATCATTACCTTTAAGCCTCGTCTGGAGAGGAATATTGCCTGCCTGGCTTCTCTCTGTTGGTCCATTCTGAATCCGCttctaaatgtatttgtttgtgcATAGCTACTGCTaatataaggaataaaaaaaacacaatatcagAAAACATCACTGTGAGAATCCAGAATTGAAAGTCACCAGCAAATATTAATGATTAcccttttttaactctttttgcTTGCAGGGCCGGATTAAATACTAAATAACACCAGTCAGATGCTGCCacattattttgctaaaatgaaTGAAGCTGATGTCATTCTGCCCTCCCCTAGCAACAATATAATCAAAAACTTAATATCacaaggattctgtcatgaaaaaatatacaaatttgaCATGAGGCAAACCATTTCTAGcttctaaaactggccatacactggtGGATTTTGTTGCTCTGTGAACAATCCTATAGGCTAAACAATCATGTGAACGAAAAATTCACCATCCAGACTTTTGTTGTAGCTTTGTTGTGTAGGCTACAAAATTTGATATTTACCGATGGCGGTCTGTCCCTTTGTTTACTTTTGCAAAAGGCATGGGCAATGAACGATCGTTTAACAATGCTTATCTGAACGTCCACTCAAGTGTCCTATTTCGTGGTTTCACaatgaaaattttaaaacctGTCTGATTGTTGGGACAATTTTGTCTGTACAATATGATTACTGGAAACCCCATCAGTGTATCGATGCAGACAATTTTATTGAATTGTCAACACAACAAAATCTACCCATGTATGTCCACCTTCATTTTTCAAGTGTCAATATTGCTTCCAATTTTAAGGGAAATGGCAGAATTGGCATTTCATAACCCTTGAGGCAAAAGAGAACACCTTTATATTGCTTTTATGTGAGGCgctacagataaaaaaaaatatttatgcaaaatatGGAAGGAAGCATTCATGCAATTATGCAAGCAgtcagttttacctgcaattaaaAGGTAATCTTTATAGTCTGTTGCCCTTTGGCATGCGATTTCCTATTGATAAAAAAACACTCAATCTACCATTTCCCTAAGCGCTACAGCACATGGGGGTAATGTGGGATTTAACTGCTGCTGCAACCAGGGAAACCTGTTCTGGTTACAACAGCCATGTCTTACAATCATGGCTTTTAATAATATCAAATGCAGTGTAACCAACATACAATGAGATGTAACACACAGACACTCTTCTTTCCCCTTAacaaaattttaaatagtagaattATCATTTTGCTACTAAGAACACAATAAAATCATGACacaaatccctttaaagaacaattGGAACATTACAAAGCAAAGTGCAAGTCTTGTGTACAGAACCTGGATTAATAAATAACTGTAAGATGTGCAATTAGCAGAGCCTATACAGCTAAAGCCCTAAAAATTTCAATTACAGGAAAACgttactcccaaaatgaatacttaaagggattcattctgtcatcggaaaacatgtttttttcaaaacgcatccgttaatagtgctactccagcagaattctgcaatgaaatccatttctcaaaagatcaaacagatttttttatattcagttttgaaatctgacatggagctagacattttgtcaatttcccagctgcccctggtcatatgacttgtgcctgcactttaggagagaaatgctttctggcaggctgctgtttttccttctcaatgtaactgaatgtgtctcagtgggacatgggtttttactattgagtgtagttcttagatctaccagggagctgttatcttgtgttagggagctgctatctggttacctttccattgttctttgtttggctgctggggggaaaaagggagggggtgatatcactccaacttacagtacagcagtgattgaagtttatcagcgcacaagtcacatgacttggggcagctgggtaattgacaatatgtctagccccatgtcagatttcaaaactgaatataaaaaaaaaatgaatataaaaaaatctgtttgctcttttgagaaatgaatttcagtgcagaattctgctggagcagcactattaactgattcatttttaaaaaatcttttttttcccatgacagtatccctttaagtatgttatagaatggctaattttcagaaacttttcaattagtcttctttatttatattttttatagttttaatcatttgccttcttctgcccttttccagctttcaaatgggggtcactgaccctttcttaaaaaacaaatgctctgtaaggctacacatttattttattgctacttttgagtgcagaagcaaaaaaaatgtgttcctttATTTGGCTCctaaacatgtatggtttgtttattcTTAAGATCCCAGGTgcagcccttagttcttaaaatggcaattttctatttaggattacccaatagcacatactaataaaaacgTATATTATGATGTAAATAGTTGATTTGgctgaagcagggtttaacatatgagctgttttatgaaatttatttttagagagacctacatttgtgggtatagtttttatttttttcacaaatcagcaTCACAAGCTATGGAACTTACCTTCGCAAGTAACATCTTTGAAGTGAAGATGAGGTTTTAACCCCTAAGTCTGGAGAACTTTGAGGATTTATTCTCTTCCTAAATGACACAAGCtggggaataaaaaacaaatgctcctgcTTATTTGCAATTTAACCCCTCTTTAATACAAACATACATGCAGCCCTGGTACACTCCTCTATCACAAAATAGCTGTGTGGGACATCTTATAGTAGTTAGTGATCAATTTAAACATTTGCAATACATGATCAGACAATGCTGGCTATTCCCTTATTTTACACTTCCAATGAATTTGGAAGTACTACATATTGACAGCTTTGGTGCTGCCAGGGAAACATCACCTTTGATCTCATGTCACTATTTTCACTACAAAATCAAAGGGCATGCTTTGCTTTTTGCAGAAGCTTGCAGGAACAGGGTGGACATTTCTAAAGATTACTTGATTGCTCAGGGAGTGTCAGTGTaaatatagagaaagcagaccccgtggtcatggtaatgtaaagaaaacagtgctcttaaataagaaaaagaaaacattgctcttaatttaagaaaaagaaaacattgctcttaatttaagaaaaagaaaaaatttctttaaaacagatTAATGAATAaggaaaatccagaaaaaaatagcTTTGTGTGCAGGAAAAAGAAACTGATTATagagaatgtaaataaaaaaaacgtaaaattaaagctttatggTTATGTAATTTTTGACAAATTCAAGAAGGAATATTACGTTTCCAGCATCAGTTAAATAAGACAACCTTGCAGCTAATTATACAGAACGGACATACCCGCACGCTAAGAGGTGGACGGTTGAGAGGGCCGATGCCTTTCCATGATGCCATTTTACGCATAGCCAGGCCTGTTTTTACACCATATGGACATTTCTTTAACCCGTGACCTTAAATTGCTTCCAGCACCTTAAAACACACCGAAAAATATGTCAGGACACAATTAAAAACTTGATCGAATCAAAATATTAGAGAGAGAGcgagaaagagagacagagatccgcactccaaattttagagagagagagagagagaagcaacaccagggttttgcaaaaagttgaaaaaagtgttattgcatgtaTCCGACGTGATGTTTCTcaaggtatgtatgtatgtatatatatatatatatatatatatacatacatacatatatatatatatatatatatatatatatagatccatactgcaaatattgacagcactccaaggaagttcaCAACGAGTCGATATTGCTAAAGTGGAGGTTTTATTGAAGATCTTCAATAAAACCTCCACTTTAGCAATATCGACTGTTTGTGAACTtgcttggagtgctgtcaatatttgCAGTATGATCTATATGttatggactagcacccaggtatccagttttttcttatggttgtgCACTCCACACCctctgttctatatatatatatatatatatatatatatatatacttgtctgCAGGCAGCCGCACTCGGATCCGGATTTGGTGATTGTGGGTGCTGGTTCAAATATTATGTACAAagtttcacatagagccgcacaccaatttCTTCATCATAAATCAAGTGATGTTTATTTGCATAGATtcgttttccaacgtttcggccctctttagggcctttatccttgataaaggccctaaagagggccgaaacgttggaaaacgaATCTATGCAAATAAACATCACTTGATTTATGATGAAGaaattggtgtgcggctctatgtgaaactttatatatatatatatatatatatatatatacacacacatacatacaggtataggatcccttatccggaaacccaatatccagaaagctccgaattacggaatagctgtctcccatagactcaattttatccaaataatccaaatttttaaaaatgatttccattttctctgtaataataaaacagtcgcttgtacttgagcccaactaagatataattaatccttattggaagcaaaaccagcctattgggtttaatttctagtagacttaaggcatgaagacccaaattacggaaagatccgttatccggaaaaccccaggtcctgagcattctggataacaggtcccatacctgtatatgcttacCAAAGAGCAAAGAATTGATTGACAAAAATGTATGAGTTCTAGCCGTACTACTGGTTTCAGTACTGATGATACGGCACAATATGCTTAATgcaattaaaaacttttttcaatttcagcaacatAATGTTTTATCATTGCATAGGGCATTTTACtgtatagggatgcacccaacCCTCAGTTTTTGGCCCAATCCCCATTTCCTACTTCAGCAAATACCAAACCGATTCTTAACCCTTGGAAAAATGGCAGTGGTGGTAATAGCCAAAGCACGCTCTGCAGATTCTTTTTTGCTTTATAAAGGGTTCAGATTCAGCCAGGCTCTTAGATGCGCCCGAATTTGAATCATGCTTAAAAAAAGGCTCAGATTTGGACAAATCCCAAACTGACTCTGGGATTCAGTGAAGGTGAGCACTATACACAAGTGCACTTATTTATAATCCTAACTCAATATATAGATGACAGAAGTAACTGTTTTACCAGAGAAATAGTGGTAGCAGTGAAGGAAGCACCCAAGTGCTGTCTATAGTCCAGCACTTTTTGAAGGTTTTGCATTTAACCAAATAACATTAGAAACAGATACTGTATTTGCTCAAAAATGATTTAGTATGTATGGTATACTGATTTTTACCCCAAAATCACCAGACAACCAATGTACATCACTGAAAGTTTTGACAAGTCCTACATGAATAAGAAGTGCACAACCAAAGAACAGGTGTTGCAAAGGAGTACGCTAAGAGCTACAATACCTGAAGTTCGCTGGGCTCCCCATCTGCCCCAACTGTTCCTGAACTGCCGGAACGAGCCATTATATCTGCCTTTTAGTTGCTTTCTGTTCTGCTCTTGCTTGTTCAATTTGATAAtatcatctgaaaaacaaaaatctgagtAAGCAAAAGCGTAAC
The genomic region above belongs to Xenopus laevis strain J_2021 chromosome 5L, Xenopus_laevis_v10.1, whole genome shotgun sequence and contains:
- the LOC108705704 gene encoding UAP56-interacting factor-like isoform X5; translated protein: MRKMASWKGIGPLNRPPLSVRLVSFRKRINPQSSPDLGVKTSSSLQRCYLRSSSYAQTNTFRSGFRMDQQREARQAIFLSRRGLKNGFEPHLVFEVDSNTNTIKRRSGNHMQSDERLSVSSVSPASQTVHLSSPASSNSCRYPSRPESFLFRAAIREDVKRGSTPPPAFSSSESTTVRTEQKSKVRQEEREGTEQLRKNIESRLKLSLPHDLGAALMDGVVLCHLANHVRPRSAPHQMQVLLSRF
- the LOC108705704 gene encoding UAP56-interacting factor-like isoform X4, with protein sequence MRKMASWKGIGPLNRPPLSVRLVSFRKRINPQSSPDLGVKTSSSLQRCYLRSSSYAQTNTFRSGFRMDQQREARQAIFLSRRGLKNGFEPHLVFEVDSNTNTIKRRSGNHMQSDERLSVSSVSPASQTVHLSSPASSNSCRYPSRPESFLFRAAIREDVKRGSTPPPAFSSSESTTVRTEQKSKVRQEEREGTEQLRKHTILNSQEGLDLLSHLRLNKTPPTSPKSLSPSKSNDDRPISPLWHKSPIHTG